The nucleotide window TCTGATAGATAGCCGGGTGGAAGCGATCCTCATCGTCCCGGTATGTCCGCTATCGACAAACTTCAAGCCCTACATAGTTCCGTTAGATTCCGAGGTTAAGGTGAGGGCCTTGTCCGGGGATATGGTCGTGGTTCTCGTCGACGGCCAGTTCGTGAAACGGTTTAAACCTCCTCTCGAAGTCGTGATCAAGAAGGGTAGACGGGTCGTGAGGTTCATAAGGTTCGGGATGAACTTCTACGAGAGGGTTAAGCGGAGACTGTTTCAAAGCTCCATCTGAGGCTAGAACCGGTATCTCAGTATAGCGGCTACCCCTCCGAAGCTTTTGAGAAGCATCTCTCCCTCCTCGGTCTTGGCCGACACGATCTCGACTTTGACGCCTAGGTTTTCAGCCATCTCTATGAACTCGTCTATCAAATCCTTACGTTCCTTAACCCTGAGCGTCTGTAGATTACACTTGGGACACTTACGGGTTGCAAGTTCCTTTTCGAACCTAACCATGTCCACGGGCTGGACGCTGACCCATTCGGAGTAACCGCAGTTCGAGCATTCGATTAGAAGCCTCCTGGTTTGAAGGCCCTCAGATAGTATGAGCGTATCTACAGCTCCTCTCTCTAGCTGACGCCTGACGTGCTCTTCACCGTAGGTCGCTAAACCTGTGTCCTTAGATACGTGGTTGAGGAAGTTTTGGATGAGCTTTCGCTCCTCGACCCGTCTGACCTCTTTGAAAATGTTCGAGGCCCTATTTAATACGTCTCTTAAACCCTCCTCGCCGACGTAGGCCGTATCGACTACGGCTATGATCTTCTTCTTAAGCATATAGTTCATGTAGTCTCCTTCGACGAAGTCTCTCTTAGTCGGACCTGGACCACCTATGATCAAGCCTTTGAGGTTCTTCATGTCGAGGAATAGACTGTCGGCGTATTTACCGGCTCTCCTGAAGAACTCGTTGAGCTCCATCTCCCTGAGTCTTTCGAACCTTCTAGCAGACTGGCCTCCGGCCCTATGTTTCCCAGGGATACCAGACGTGACGTCTTTGAGAACTTGAAGCCTACTTCCGGTCAGAGTCGCGAAGGTTGCTCCGCTGGAGTCTATGAGGATTATACCGTAAGTATCTTTCTCTCTAAGCATGTCTAGGAGAGGTTCGACGTAAAACCTAGAGCCGCAGCCGTAGTAGGAGATGTCTATCGGCTCAGGAGGTATTATAACGTAGGTCTCCATCTTCTCTGAGCCAGGGCCGTTCTGAGGTATGGCTCCGCAGAAGATAACCAGACCGTTAGGAGGAGTTCTCTTGAAGAGCCTGAGCCTCTGCATAACCCTCTCCAACGCCGACTGGACGTTTTTACGGGTTCGGTCGGACTTGATGTTCGAGGCTGTGCTATACTCCTGTCTAAGGTTGTTCATGACGTCGGATAGGGGCCTACCTCTGGGGACGTAAAGAGAGACGAGCTCCGTCCCCCGGCCCTCCTTCGACGCCAAGATCTTAAGCATCTTCTTAAGCCTATAGAGCTCGACGGAGCTATATTTATCCCGGAGGCTAGCCATAATCAGCTAGACCATTAAACCGGCCGCTATTTAAACCCTACCCACGAAACCCTTATCTATATCAGGAGAAGAGTCTAGAAAGCGGAAAGCGGGGGTAGCCAAGTCTGGTCTAAGGCGCAGGGCTCAGAACCCTGTGGGGTAGCCCTTCGTGGGTTCGAATCCCACCCCCCGCATCATCCAACGCTAGAAAAGATGATTTCTGTGACGTTTAAACAGACGATTTTGTGGTCTTTAGTCTTAGGTGTACATGAGTTTGATACTTTTTCTGAACTGTTTGTCTTGATCGTTTAGAAGGAGTTTGACCTTGTCTTTCTGAACGTTTGTCGTCGTACCTTTTGCCGTACAGCATAAGGCTCCGCAGGCTGAGCCGAAGATGAGGGCTTCAACTACCTCGTCAAGCGTATACCGGTCTATCGGTTTAAGCTTTAACGATAGTTTCAGTATCAGGCCTGCGCAGAAAGCGTCTCCGGCACCCGTTGGGTCCACGACTCTAATTTTGAAAGCAGGCATCTCGATGAATACGTCCTTGAACAGAGCCGTTAGCCCTTGGTCACCCATAGTTATGACCGGTAGCTTACACCCCGACGCTCTAAGGGCTTTCAACGCATCTACGATGCCCTCCTTATCGGTTATATGCGAAGCCTCTAGAAGGTTGCAGTGGAACAGGTCGCAGTAGGGTAAGGCCTTCTTAACGAAGTCCCAGCCCTTACCGTAGGGCGCCACTACATCTAGGACTGTTAAAGAACCGGCTTTCTTAGCTTTCTTAAGGATCTCCGGAAGCCTATCGTCGAATCCACCGAGCATCCCGGCTCCACCAACGTAGAAAACATGGGGCTTAAATTTCTCGACCGCATCACTGACCAACTCTGTGTCTAGAAAAAGGTTAGAACCTACGTCTACATGAAAACGTCGGTCTTCATTTTCCACGACGAGTATAAGATTTTTAGACGTCGAGGCTTCGACCCTCTTAAGCTCAGCCCTTACGCCTCTAGACTTTAGAAAACTCTCTGCATAATCGCCGAACACGTCTTTTCCGACCACCGAGACGAGATATACATCCTCGCTTCTCAGACCGAGCTGTAGAAGGTCTATCGAGACGTTTCCAGAGTGGCCTCCGAGGCTTACGGCGATTCCTTCAGGGACGAATAGAAGCTCCCCGGGCTCGGCTATACGGGGAAGCTCAGCGGCTATTATATCGACGACGAGTATACCCGTGTTCAACACAAGTAGCCTATCCATCTAAAAGGGTATTTTCCTACGCGCTTTTATGGTTTAGGAACTATTGTCTAAACAGAATAACTACATTAAAATAAAATAGAATAGAAATAATTAGGAAGGCTACTTTTCCCAGACGACGTTTAACGGCTTTAACCCCCTTAGAACCCGTAGTATGTTCTCCGCGCAGAACCTCGCGGCTTCCTTGAAGAACTCTATCGACCAGCTTGCCTGGTGAAGACTTAGTTGAGCGTTCTCGAGCCTCAGTATCGGGTTGTTTTCTGGAACAGGCTCTGTGGTCCAGACATCTATGTGAGCCGCCCTAATCCTACCGGTTTTAAGCGCATCATAGAGGGCTTCTTCGTCTACGACCGCTCCTCGTGAGGTGTTTATGAGAATCGCGTCGGGCTTCATCAACTTAAGCTCGCGGCGTCCTATCATACGGTTAGTCTCATCGGTCAGGGGCACGTGTAAGGTAACTATATCTGAGCCCTTAAGCAACTGGGTTAGGTCTTCCACTTTCTCCGCCCCGTACTCCTCGACCAGACTTACGTTTACGTAAGGGTCGTATACCAAGACCCGGGTCTTAAACGGTTTCAGAAGCCTTGCGACTTGCCTACCGATCCTACCGAAGCCGATTATCCCCACGGTTTTACCGGTTAATCTTTCAGACAAGACCTTAGGCCTGTCATCCCATCTAGCCTCTCTAGCCATGAGGTCTCTCTCCCTTATCCTATGAAGTATCGACAGGATGGCTGCGAGGGTGAACTCCGCGACGTCTAGGCTGTTGATACCGGGTATGTTGCATACGTACACTCCCCTCCGCCTACAGACCTCTACGGGTATCGTATCGACCCCTACACCGAACTTCTGAACTATCCTAAGCCTACGGGCCTTCTTGACGGACTCAGGGGTTATCCTAGAATCGGCTACGACGATACCGTCGACCTCCATAATCCAGTCTTCGGGCACATACTCGTGGAAAACCTCAGAGACCTCCACTTCGATACCTGCGTCCTCGAGAAGCTTAACCATCTCTTCCACCATAGGGAGGGGCTCGGTTATGTAGACCGATGGGGGATTCAAACAGTCGACACCGTGCAATTAAAACCTCGACCAGGTTAAAGAGTTTAGCCCTTGAGAAACGTTTAACGGTTAAATACCTAAACAAGCCTTACTATGACTGGAGGGGATTCAAATCCCCATATGCGAAGTCTGCGGTAGAAAAGCATCTAAGCTTTTTAGGGTTATTATAGAAGGTGCTGAGCTCTCGGTATGTATGGAATGTAGCAAACTCGGCACACCGGTGAAGCCTAAGCTTAGGAGGAGCATGGTTAAAACCGGTTACGTAAGGCCTACTCCCGTTTCGAGACCTTTGAGACCTTCTAAGCCCAAGAAGGCTGTTAGAAGTAGAAGCATAGAGGAGGCCGTCGAAGCATATACTTTGGTCGAAAACTACGGTTTTATAGTTAAAGAAGCCAGAGAGCGTATGGGCATGACGCTTAAAGACCTAGGCGCTAAGGTCGGTGAAAAAGCTTCGGTGATAAGTAAAGTCGAGCAGGGTAAACTTAAGCCAGATAACGCATTAGCTAGAAAGCTTGAACACGTGCTCAGGATCAGGCTTCTAGTCCCCTCTAGCGAGGTCGAGGATAAGGGGCTTAAGACACCGGTGGAGCCTGGTGGAGGACTTACCATAGGCGACGTTCTCAGGATGAAGCTTACGAAGCCTAGGGAGTAGCTATGAAAGTCTACGTCCTGAGGCTCGGCCATAGGGTTTCAAGAGACAAGCGTATAACGACCCACGTGGGGCTTATAGCCAGGGCCTTAGGTGCCGACGGTATCATTCTATCGGGTGAAAGGGACGAGAGCGTCGTAAAGAGCCTCAGAAAAGTCGTCGAGCTCTGGGGTGGACCGTTTGAGATAAGCTATGTAGACGACTGGCTGGGCTTCATGAGACGTGTTAAGAGGGAGGGGTGGGAAATAATACACCTAACCGTTTACGGGCTCCCTATACAGGACGTGATAGAAGAGATCAGAGGATCTGGTAGGGATAAGTTGATAGTCGTAGGCGCGAGTAAGGTTCCAGGCGTCGTCTATCAAATAGCCGACTGGAACGTAGCCGTATCTTCTCAGCCTCACTCTGAATGCGGAAGCCTAGCCGTCTTCTTGGATAGACTTTTCCAAGGGAAAGAACTGGAAAAGGAGTTTAAAAACTGGAAGCTGAAAGTGATCCCCCAAGCTAGGGGTAAGAAGGTGATTAAAGCCGAGAATGAAGGTTGTGAGGGATCTGACATTTGAGGAGCTGTATAGTTTTAGCGGGGGGTTCTGGTAAAAGATTCGGCCGCTCGAAGACGTTGACTTTGCTGAAGGGTAAACCCATGATAATTCACCTTATAGAGAGACTAACTCCTCTGACAGACAAGCTTATAGTCGTGGTTAAAGAGACCAACCCGGTGCTTGAGGCTGTTTTAGAAAATTATGGGGTATACATATGCTTGGATCTGTTACCCGTTCAATCCCCGCTCGTGGGGCTTACGACGGGGTTTGAGTATCTACGCTCCGGCTACGCAGTCGCTGCTCCATGCGACTCTCCGTTCGTAGACCCAAAGACCGTCGAGAGACTTTTCGATGAAGCGTTAGGTTATGACGCGGCTGTACCCATGTGGCGCAACGGCTACATAGAGCCGCTACACTCCGTCTATAGGGTCGAGCCGTGTCTCAAAGCCTCTAAGTCGACCATCGAAGACGGCGAGCTAAGCGTCAGAGCCATGATATCCAGGCTCAGAAGGGTTAACTACGTGGAGGCCGAGGTGCTCGGAGACCCTAGACATTTCTTGAACCTGAACACGGTGGAGGATTTAGAACGTTTCATAGGTGAAAGCTAACTTTTTAACTGTGTTAAGGGGATGTTTGGTTAAGAAAATGGTCTACGTCAACCCTTGGAGATGCTTCGTCGAAGAGGTTGAGAAAGTTTTAACCAAGGCCTTCGAAGCGGCTTACCCGGTGTTTAAGGGGTTACGTATTCAGCTTGAGGAGCCGCCTTCTAGAGAGTATGGAGACCTCAGCTGTTCGATGTGTCTCAGCCTAGCTAGGAAGGTCGGGGTTAAACCCGTAGATATGGCCGGGGAGGTTTTGGCGAATCTTAACCTCGAAGACTGCGTGTTTATCGACAGGGTTGTCGTAAGTCCCCCTGGATATTTGAACGTCTACCTGAGACGTAGTCTTATGGTGAGCGAGGCAGTTCACTCAGCCTTAGCTCTTGGAGATAGATGGGGCTATGTCGAGACAGATGAGCCCCTTAAGATAGTGGTGGAGCATACGAGCGTAAACCCGCTACATCCGATAACCGTCGGACACGCTAGGAACAGCTTCCTCGGAGATTCATTAGCTAGAATCCTCAGCGCCAGAGGCCATAGGGTGTCTAGACGGTTCTACGTGGATGACGTAGGTAGACAGGTCGCGTTAATAGCCTACGCGTATAAGATAGTCGGCGATAGCCTATTTAAGACCGGGGTTAAACCAGACCATGCGATAGGAGAGCTTTACACGGCTATATCGGCCCTCGTCGAAGTCAGGAGGCTTAAGGAAGAGGTTAAGAGGCTTAGGGACTCCGGTAAATTCGACGAGGCTAGACGTGTCGAATATGAGCTTTCAGACTGGATCGGCATCCTATCGGAGATAGAGAAGAAGAACCCTGAGCTTCTCGAGAAGCTTATGAAGGGTATGGGCTCTAAAGACCCTGAGACCGAGGTTATGAAACTCCTCAGGAACTACGAGCAAGGGGTTGAGGAAGCCGTTAAGCTCGTTAAGCCGCTCGTCGAGAAGTGCTTAGCCGGGTTTAAGGAGACATTGGATAGGGTTTCGATAGAGTTTGACTCCTGGGATTGGGAGAGCGACGTCGTCTGGTCGAGCATGGTTAGGAGGGTCTTAGATGGACTTGTCAAAAGCGGATACGTGAAGTTCGTGGGGGGAGTCCCCGAGTTCGAGGCCGGTAGGGCAGTCGACGAGCTTGGGCTCAGAGAGAAGCTGGGGATACCCAAGAGCTTCGAGATCCCGAGTCTGACACTCCTACGGAGAGACGGCGCGACGCTGTATACTACGAGGGATATAGCGTATAGTATAATGAAGTTTCGAGACGCCGATAAGGTTATAAACGTAGTGGGGTTCGACCAAACCCTTCCGCAGATACAGGTCCGCGTAGCTCTATACGTCCTAGGCTATAAGGAGCAGGCTAAAAAGCAGGTTCACTTCT belongs to Candidatus Bathyarchaeota archaeon and includes:
- the prf1 gene encoding peptide chain release factor aRF-1: MASLRDKYSSVELYRLKKMLKILASKEGRGTELVSLYVPRGRPLSDVMNNLRQEYSTASNIKSDRTRKNVQSALERVMQRLRLFKRTPPNGLVIFCGAIPQNGPGSEKMETYVIIPPEPIDISYYGCGSRFYVEPLLDMLREKDTYGIILIDSSGATFATLTGSRLQVLKDVTSGIPGKHRAGGQSARRFERLREMELNEFFRRAGKYADSLFLDMKNLKGLIIGGPGPTKRDFVEGDYMNYMLKKKIIAVVDTAYVGEEGLRDVLNRASNIFKEVRRVEERKLIQNFLNHVSKDTGLATYGEEHVRRQLERGAVDTLILSEGLQTRRLLIECSNCGYSEWVSVQPVDMVRFEKELATRKCPKCNLQTLRVKERKDLIDEFIEMAENLGVKVEIVSAKTEEGEMLLKSFGGVAAILRYRF
- a CDS encoding carbohydrate kinase family protein, which translates into the protein MDRLLVLNTGILVVDIIAAELPRIAEPGELLFVPEGIAVSLGGHSGNVSIDLLQLGLRSEDVYLVSVVGKDVFGDYAESFLKSRGVRAELKRVEASTSKNLILVVENEDRRFHVDVGSNLFLDTELVSDAVEKFKPHVFYVGGAGMLGGFDDRLPEILKKAKKAGSLTVLDVVAPYGKGWDFVKKALPYCDLFHCNLLEASHITDKEGIVDALKALRASGCKLPVITMGDQGLTALFKDVFIEMPAFKIRVVDPTGAGDAFCAGLILKLSLKLKPIDRYTLDEVVEALIFGSACGALCCTAKGTTTNVQKDKVKLLLNDQDKQFRKSIKLMYT
- a CDS encoding phosphoglycerate dehydrogenase; protein product: MHGVDCLNPPSVYITEPLPMVEEMVKLLEDAGIEVEVSEVFHEYVPEDWIMEVDGIVVADSRITPESVKKARRLRIVQKFGVGVDTIPVEVCRRRGVYVCNIPGINSLDVAEFTLAAILSILHRIRERDLMAREARWDDRPKVLSERLTGKTVGIIGFGRIGRQVARLLKPFKTRVLVYDPYVNVSLVEEYGAEKVEDLTQLLKGSDIVTLHVPLTDETNRMIGRRELKLMKPDAILINTSRGAVVDEEALYDALKTGRIRAAHIDVWTTEPVPENNPILRLENAQLSLHQASWSIEFFKEAARFCAENILRVLRGLKPLNVVWEK
- a CDS encoding TIGR00270 family protein; translated protein: MEGIQIPICEVCGRKASKLFRVIIEGAELSVCMECSKLGTPVKPKLRRSMVKTGYVRPTPVSRPLRPSKPKKAVRSRSIEEAVEAYTLVENYGFIVKEARERMGMTLKDLGAKVGEKASVISKVEQGKLKPDNALARKLEHVLRIRLLVPSSEVEDKGLKTPVEPGGGLTIGDVLRMKLTKPRE
- a CDS encoding tRNA (cytidine(56)-2'-O)-methyltransferase, encoding MKVYVLRLGHRVSRDKRITTHVGLIARALGADGIILSGERDESVVKSLRKVVELWGGPFEISYVDDWLGFMRRVKREGWEIIHLTVYGLPIQDVIEEIRGSGRDKLIVVGASKVPGVVYQIADWNVAVSSQPHSECGSLAVFLDRLFQGKELEKEFKNWKLKVIPQARGKKVIKAENEGCEGSDI
- a CDS encoding molybdenum cofactor guanylyltransferase produces the protein MRSCIVLAGGSGKRFGRSKTLTLLKGKPMIIHLIERLTPLTDKLIVVVKETNPVLEAVLENYGVYICLDLLPVQSPLVGLTTGFEYLRSGYAVAAPCDSPFVDPKTVERLFDEALGYDAAVPMWRNGYIEPLHSVYRVEPCLKASKSTIEDGELSVRAMISRLRRVNYVEAEVLGDPRHFLNLNTVEDLERFIGES
- a CDS encoding arginine--tRNA ligase; protein product: MVKKMVYVNPWRCFVEEVEKVLTKAFEAAYPVFKGLRIQLEEPPSREYGDLSCSMCLSLARKVGVKPVDMAGEVLANLNLEDCVFIDRVVVSPPGYLNVYLRRSLMVSEAVHSALALGDRWGYVETDEPLKIVVEHTSVNPLHPITVGHARNSFLGDSLARILSARGHRVSRRFYVDDVGRQVALIAYAYKIVGDSLFKTGVKPDHAIGELYTAISALVEVRRLKEEVKRLRDSGKFDEARRVEYELSDWIGILSEIEKKNPELLEKLMKGMGSKDPETEVMKLLRNYEQGVEEAVKLVKPLVEKCLAGFKETLDRVSIEFDSWDWESDVVWSSMVRRVLDGLVKSGYVKFVGGVPEFEAGRAVDELGLREKLGIPKSFEIPSLTLLRRDGATLYTTRDIAYSIMKFRDADKVINVVGFDQTLPQIQVRVALYVLGYKEQAKKQVHFSYGLVKFPGFKMSSRRGRYVALDHLLDEAEARAYMEVTKISPHISEPERRRIARSVGVSAIKYSLLSVEPGKDVVFSWDRVLDFKRNSAPFILYAYARACGITAKASEKPEEYDLSLLKEPLEEELGLAIAKFPQVFVEASENLAPHTIASYCNGLATVFNSFYDRHPVLKAEERLRKARLALVEAFKTTMRNALRLIGIEPLQRM